From Rhizobium favelukesii, the proteins below share one genomic window:
- a CDS encoding phosphoribosyl-ATP diphosphatase — protein sequence MSEFTLADLEKIVDARSKASPDESWTAKLVSAGQPKAAKKLGEEAIEAVMAAIADDRENLTYEAADLLYHLLVVLKVAGIPLHSVMAELERRTAQSGLTEKASRQSS from the coding sequence ATGAGCGAATTCACCCTTGCCGACCTGGAAAAGATCGTCGATGCGCGATCGAAAGCCTCGCCAGATGAATCCTGGACGGCAAAACTCGTTTCCGCAGGCCAGCCCAAAGCTGCCAAGAAACTCGGCGAAGAGGCAATCGAAGCCGTGATGGCAGCAATTGCCGACGACCGTGAGAACCTCACCTATGAAGCCGCCGACCTGCTCTATCACCTATTGGTCGTATTGAAGGTGGCGGGCATTCCGTTACACAGTGTCATGGCGGAGCTTGAGCGGCGTACCGCTCAATCCGGCCTGACAGAAAAGGCGAGCCGGCAAAGTTCATGA
- the hisA gene encoding 1-(5-phosphoribosyl)-5-[(5-phosphoribosylamino)methylideneamino]imidazole-4-carboxamide isomerase gives MILFPAIDLKDGQCVRLKLGDMDQATVYNPDPAAQAKAFEDQGFEWLHVVDLNGAFAGESVNGAAVDAILKATKNPVQLGGGIRTLDHIESWLSRGLARVILGTIAVRNPALVIEACKTFPGRVAVGIDAKGGKVAVEGWAEASELGVIELARKFEGAGVAAIIYTDIDRDGILAGINWASTLELAKAVSIPVIASGGLASIEDVKRMLEPDARTLEGAISGRALYDGRLDPKEALALIAAARAKEIAQ, from the coding sequence ATGATCCTATTTCCCGCAATCGACCTCAAGGATGGCCAGTGTGTTCGCCTCAAGCTCGGCGACATGGACCAGGCGACCGTCTACAATCCCGACCCTGCCGCGCAGGCGAAGGCGTTTGAAGATCAAGGGTTCGAGTGGCTGCATGTCGTTGATCTGAACGGCGCCTTCGCGGGCGAAAGCGTCAATGGCGCGGCCGTCGACGCAATCCTGAAGGCGACGAAGAACCCCGTCCAGCTTGGCGGCGGTATTCGCACACTCGACCATATCGAGAGCTGGCTGTCGCGCGGCCTCGCCCGCGTCATTCTTGGCACGATCGCCGTGCGCAATCCGGCACTGGTGATCGAAGCCTGCAAGACGTTTCCCGGCCGCGTGGCTGTCGGCATCGATGCCAAGGGCGGCAAAGTCGCCGTCGAGGGCTGGGCCGAGGCCTCCGAGCTCGGCGTCATCGAGCTGGCGAGGAAATTCGAGGGCGCAGGCGTTGCCGCAATCATCTATACCGACATCGACCGCGACGGCATCCTCGCAGGCATCAATTGGGCGTCAACACTCGAACTTGCCAAGGCGGTGTCGATCCCGGTGATCGCGTCCGGTGGCTTGGCTTCGATCGAGGATGTGAAACGGATGCTCGAGCCCGACGCACGCACGCTCGAGGGTGCGATCTCGGGCCGCGCGTTGTATGATGGACGCCTTGATCCCAAGGAAGCGCTGGCGCTGATTGCGGCCGCACGCGCAAAGGAGATTGCGCAGTGA
- the hisH gene encoding imidazole glycerol phosphate synthase subunit HisH, with protein MRVAIIDYGSGNLRSATKAFERAAREAGIDAVIDLTDNAETVAAADRVVLPGVGAYADCRRGLDAVPGMSEALIDAVEKKARPFLGICVGMQLMSSRGLEKTVTDGFSWIPGDVVEMTPGDANLKIPQIGWNTLNLRSPHPLFEGIPTGPNGLHAYFVHSYHLAAKNSGDVIATADYGGPITAFVGRDNMAGAQFHPEKSQKLGLALIANFLRWKP; from the coding sequence ATGCGCGTCGCAATTATCGACTACGGTTCCGGCAATCTGCGTTCGGCGACGAAGGCCTTCGAACGAGCCGCGCGGGAAGCCGGCATCGATGCCGTGATCGACCTGACTGACAATGCCGAGACCGTCGCGGCCGCCGATCGCGTTGTGCTGCCAGGTGTCGGTGCCTATGCCGACTGCCGGCGCGGGCTCGATGCCGTTCCCGGCATGTCGGAAGCGCTGATCGATGCGGTCGAGAAAAAGGCCCGACCTTTCCTCGGCATTTGCGTCGGCATGCAGCTGATGTCGTCACGCGGTCTCGAGAAGACGGTCACTGATGGTTTCAGCTGGATCCCCGGAGACGTCGTTGAAATGACGCCCGGTGATGCCAATCTAAAGATCCCGCAAATCGGCTGGAATACACTGAACTTAAGATCCCCTCACCCGCTGTTTGAGGGTATTCCCACGGGGCCGAACGGGCTGCATGCCTATTTTGTGCATTCCTATCATCTGGCGGCGAAGAACTCTGGCGACGTGATTGCGACGGCCGACTACGGCGGGCCGATCACTGCTTTCGTTGGCCGCGACAACATGGCCGGAGCCCAGTTCCATCCCGAAAAGAGCCAGAAGCTCGGCCTGGCCCTAATTGCCAATTTCCTGCGCTGGAAGCCTTAA
- the hisF gene encoding imidazole glycerol phosphate synthase subunit HisF: MTLKARVIPCLDVKDGRVVKGVNFVNLVDAGDPVEAAKAYDAAGADELCFLDITASSDNRETIFDVVARTAEQCFMPVTVGGGVRTITDIRKLLLCGADKVSINSAAVNNPDFVAEAADKFGDQCIVVSIDAKRRRTQAVGQDNLSAWEIYTHGGRNATGIDAVDFARKMVERGAGELLVTSMDRDGTKVGYDLELTRAIADSVRVPVIASGGVGDLDDLVAGVKQGHANAVLAASIFHFGTYSVEEAKRYMSSCGIDMRLD; this comes from the coding sequence GTGACCCTGAAGGCCCGTGTCATTCCCTGCCTCGACGTCAAGGACGGCCGCGTCGTCAAGGGCGTCAATTTCGTCAACCTGGTGGACGCCGGCGACCCGGTCGAGGCGGCCAAGGCCTACGATGCTGCCGGCGCCGACGAGCTCTGCTTCCTCGACATCACCGCTTCGTCGGACAATCGTGAAACGATCTTCGACGTCGTCGCACGCACGGCCGAACAGTGCTTCATGCCTGTCACCGTCGGCGGAGGCGTGCGCACCATCACTGATATTCGCAAGTTGCTGCTCTGCGGCGCCGACAAGGTTTCGATCAATTCGGCGGCAGTCAACAATCCTGACTTCGTTGCGGAAGCGGCTGACAAGTTCGGCGACCAGTGCATCGTCGTCTCCATCGATGCCAAGCGCCGGCGCACGCAGGCGGTCGGCCAGGACAATCTGAGCGCCTGGGAGATCTACACACATGGCGGCCGCAATGCGACCGGCATCGACGCCGTGGATTTCGCACGGAAAATGGTCGAGCGCGGGGCCGGCGAACTGCTCGTCACGTCGATGGACCGAGACGGAACGAAAGTCGGCTACGATCTCGAGTTGACACGCGCCATTGCGGATTCGGTTCGGGTGCCGGTCATCGCCTCGGGCGGCGTCGGCGACCTCGACGATCTCGTGGCCGGCGTCAAGCAGGGGCATGCCAATGCCGTTTTGGCCGCATCGATCTTCCACTTCGGCACCTATTCCGTCGAAGAGGCGAAGCGCTATATGTCGTCCTGCGGCATCGACATGCGTCTGGACTGA